The window AAGGTGTTGAGTGATCATTGATTTCGACAGTGGAGTGGTGGACATATTTGTTTGTCTTGGGGTCTGAAATGGGGCGGCTTTGGTGctatttgtttgttttcttcggTTGCTGGGTTTTTGGCTAAATGTTGGCactgcggtggtgatggcgtctTTGACTACGAACTTCTCTAGCTTGTTCAATTAGATACCTTGAATTGATGGGTGAAAATCTAGGTCGCGTATGGCTTGCGGAGCCAAGGTGTGAAGTGATGAAGTGATGTATTCCGTAAATGTGAATTATGAATTTTGTGCGAGCATGTCCAACGGCCAAGAGAGCCAGTGGTCCCAATCCGGGCCAAGATATGCTGCGATACTTTTGAGTAGGTGAGCTCCTGAATCTGCAACATGCCAAACGTCTCGACTCAGGTGTAGGTAGAGTGCCCAGTAGCCCATCACGGCAATCGCCTCTGGTCGTCGCTGGGCAAGCAACTCGGTGAACTCTGATGGTACGGCTGCAGGCCTAACCCAGTCGTCAGCGAATACCAAACTTATGGTTCAAGATAGAAAGGTACTTGCCACATGAAGATCATTAGATAGCGTTCATTGCGCACGTCATTGCCCAGAATCCTGTCAAACCCAACTTGCATATAAGCCGCAGCTTTGAGACAGGCCTCTTTCGACTGAGCGTCGAGACTGAGTGACTCAGAAATGAGATGTCGAAGATAGTCACAATGATTCCCCAGTGGCAATGACTGGGAAATGCTAATCGCCCAAAGAACAAGGTGCTTGATATCAGATTCGAGTAGAAGCTCCCATGCACTGATCGACACGCCTTTCAAACCACCAGAGATTGAAAGAAACTGAAGATAGCGGTCAAGAAACCCATCCAGATTCGTATCGCGCTTAGCAAGCAGATCGGCGAGTAAATGTCGGCTGAGCAAAGAACagtagaggaggagggcggagcaGTTGTTCTGGTCAATCTGAGCCTTGGCTGCAGTCTCGTTGTAAATCGAGATGGCCCTTGTTTGAAGATGCATCGCGTGCTCCGAGAAGAAGTCGGACCTGTCGGGGAAAAGCGCAACCAACCTTCGCGCGCACACCGCCAGCATCTGGTGCATCAAGTACGGAGCTTGAAGAGCGCATCTGAATAAGAGTTTTGAGGCAAAGTCGTGTAGCTCCTCGTTGAGTTCTGGTGCGTGATCAGAG is drawn from Podospora pseudocomata strain CBS 415.72m chromosome 1 map unlocalized CBS415.72m_1, whole genome shotgun sequence and contains these coding sequences:
- a CDS encoding uncharacterized protein (COG:S; EggNog:ENOG503P2WU); its protein translation is MLRRSHKKSRAGCLECKRRHVKCDEQRPKCIICTLSGRDCSYASPVTDGAPVSFAGDRVAVSPPGSVSGSPMSNVAVGTIGDAAPVPGVPLPELGHPSSHLCHDVNSAHMELMIRFKFSDHAPELNEELHDFASKLLFRCALQAPYLMHQMLAVCARRLVALFPDRSDFFSEHAMHLQTRAISIYNETAAKAQIDQNNCSALLLYCSLLSRHLLADLLAKRDTNLDGFLDRYLQFLSISGGLKGVSISAWELLLESDIKHLVLWAISISQSLPLGNHCDYLRHLISESLSLDAQSKEACLKAAAYMQVGFDRILGNDVRNERYLMIFMWQVPFYLEP